The DNA sequence ttgatgactcctggttgtccaTTTACTCTTTCAGTTACCCTGAACTTGGTTGCctactttcttgacctcttccgtCATTGTGCGTCCACACTTTTCAGCTACAGATACTTGTGTGCTTTAGCCACCTGtatattttcatccatgttcctgagtctttctacAAAACAATTGTGATCTCCACTTCTCTggcttcaaaagaggcccaacccatgtagCCTTGCCCTGCCTCGTTTGTAGTTTTACTGTGGGCTTCCCAAGGTTAGCCGGCCTACTGACCTTTGGTCAACTCCCACCTTTGTTGCACCTTGTTGCACTGTGACTTTCACTGCTTTTGCATGGCAGTGACATTGACTGTTCGAAAGGGTAGCTGCATATTACCAAAGCTTCACAAACGACAAGGAAGAACTCCGGCAAGCTTACCTGGCACACCGGGCAAAACAGTTGCTGCCACTTCCCTCCAAAAGGCACTCTTCACCTGACAATTTTGTTGTGATCCTTATGGCCTTATGCAAGCCAAGTAGACCTCCGGGCCTTTATGCATGAAGTTAAGTGTCCTTTGTCGATGGAGATTATGACTGCTGCTTCTATATTTGTCACTTTTGTGAAGCGATGGTGGTGCAGAAAAACCAGACGTAATGAAAACAAGCTGCAGATAAAAGTAAGAAAACACATGCTGGACGTTTGGGAAGCCGCACCAAAGGATTGGTCCCTGCAAAAAAAAGGTACTTCTGGTGCAGCAGGTGCAATCTAGCAAGAGCAAGCTGGTCTGTACCACAACGTAGCTGCGTAGATGCAGTGGCGAGATGATCAGACAACCGCATGTTCTGATTGGCCTCTGTGGGTGATGTAGCTCCAGGCACGTGGCGACGCGAGTGCCTGTACCTGACTGAAGCAAATGTCTGTGATCGTGCCACACTTCAATGTGCACAAGCTTTCCCACACCGTCTGTGCATGCGTAGGTGTGACCTTGCATATGTCGGCAAGCGTACATGTGGTCTGGGCTTAACGAGCGCCCAAGCGGACGTTTGACTACACTGCACCTGCTTTGTATTCCACCCATTGATAGCATGCTCAGTGGACACATGTTTCTTTGCTTCGCAGGTGAGGCCGTGTGAGTGGTACAGCGAGGAGCTTTCAGACTGCAAAAGTATGTTTATGTTCGCACGCTCACTTCCAGACGATTCTTGTGAACGTAGGTGCATTGAAcacctgtgtgattttttttctccccaAGGTATTAGAGGACGGTTCCATCAGTACTTCATCGACGGCACCACGCTAGACTGCAGTCAGTGGCGGAAAGACTTTGACAACTGCATGCTGTGGAGGAAAAAGAAGGACATCGGGGCTCTCGTAAGTGTACTAGCCGTGCAGAGTTTAGTGTATGTTGCCTTGAAGTACTGACGTTATGCACGTTCAGGTAGCATCAAACTCAGAAATGAAAATTAGTTTATTAACATGCCTCTAGTATTGCCACTGTAGCTGGTATTTAATGACAAGTCTGTAAAGTTGCGATGAACAGTTCATGAATGACAAAGCAGTTTGAAAATTCTAAACTTTAACCACACATCTTTATCATCTTTATCGGACCTTCCTTGCATGACACACAATGCACCTTGAGGTAGCCTTGGAAAGATAATAAACCTATTAGAGCCAGTAGGGATTAGAAGCTTATGGTGCGAGAATCATGTTTCAGTCTCTGATGAGTTATGAAGTTAACCATTGGTAATGTTCTTAACTTTTGTTTTGCTGTCTCTGGTGCCATCTCGACTTTTGTTCATTTCCTGCTGGCAAACAGAATGCTGTGGTGAACAGCGAAGAGAAGAGGAAGCATGACCGTCTAAAAGCCAGTCGAGACAACGACGTCTGGCAGCTGAGGTCTGAGCCTCCCGAAGACTGGAATGCACCTGTGCCTGACTGGATGGCGAAGAAGTTTGAGCAGAGTTATATTGCTCTGACTACAAAGAACGAGCAAGAAGGCAAGAGTTCCTGCTGCATCTCATGACAGCTGACACTGCTTGTCTCATTGCATTGCACAGACTAGATAGATAGGCTGAATAAACGATAGTAGGTTCTtcacattttgtttattttgcccTATATTATTTCCCTAGCTCCACTATATGTATCAGTAGTCAAGTCTATGGCCACTTCCTGCATGGTTAGTTATGAAAATGGCCTTTAGGGTTACGAATCACAAACCCAACAGTGTTGTCCATTACCCATTGGTGCTACTTTCTGGCATGTGCGGCAGTGACCACTCGTCGAACTCGGTGTCGGTGGCTAACCTGTCCAGCGCATGCCCCAACCACTTCACGTTGTGGCCGACAGCCAACGGAACATTCAAAGTGATTGTTCAGCTCGTATGCGGAAGAAATGACCTTGTCCTGAAATATGACACTGCCTGTCAGACATTTACACTGTTTTTTAAGCCAGTGCTCCTCCAGCAATGCAAATACATCCGCCTAATCTACATAACGTGCCAGGATGCGCCACAGCAGGGTTACTTTCAAGGGCCTGAAGAGGAAGACTGCTCCATCAAGAGTGCCTGCAATCGCATCAGCTTGGGAATGCAAATTCTACAGACAGCAATGGCTGAAACTCTTGCAGCTGCCGGTATAGGTCACAAATCGTTTTGTCTGGAGGGTGGAGATGGAGAGCCTGTGGTTCATGTATTCAAAAGCAGGCTTCGCTACAGTGAGGCTTGTGTGTTGACGAAAGAGGACATTTGGAGCCACATAGCAACAGAACTGATGAATTCAGAACTCAGAGATGGGGACCGCTGCAAGTTTGTGGCATTTTTGTCCTGGACCCGCTATCGAAGCGACACAGTCGAAGCGAGGACACACAGTGAGGTGATGAGTCGAGTGTCGGGCCACGTTATGATTGGTGCCGGAGGACTGGCTTTGTGTGGAACGGGTTGTCTCTACACTTGGGCGCAGAATGTCGAAGAGCTTTCTTGGAGGTTGTATGACATGAGAAAGGTGGATAGCCTGCATTTTATGGATGACAGTAACTACAGGTAAGTGTACTCTTGTTTTTCTGCATTGCAGTCAGTGTGACAGTGGGTTATGATAACCTGTCTCTGCTGTGGAAAAACCACTGGCAGCAGGCAAGGGCCATGCATGCATTACATgatacacaaaagaaaaaaaaaagcaattgcgtCGCTCACCTGATCACCTGCATCCTGTGAGTACTATGCAAACCATGGCACAGTAATACATTGCGCTGTGTTTAGgatttttcttgttttgtgtgtTTGCCAGCTGGCACGGCATCTCTGCAAAAAGTGGTGTCACAAAATATTGAAAGCATGTGTATATGAATGTTTTCAGTTCGTGTTCATCAGAGGGACTCACCTTGGAGAGTCGTAATGGAACTGAGAGTGAAATGCTTTCATGTGATGCTGACATTGTAGTGATAAGATACCTGCAAAGGGGTAGGATATTTCTGCACACCATGACTGGCATGTCTAAATGTAATAGCAATCCCCAGCATCACTGCATTGTTGCCATTGTTCTGCCTCTTGGGACAACAAAGAAACCAATAAGTTTTCGCAAGTGGCATGCAGTGGTTCAAAAACATCTTTTGATGAACGCCCCAACAAGAGGTTTACATCAGTGCTGAGGTGCGAGGCAGAAAAGCACATTTGGTTCTCTCTAGTTTCTGGCATTTTTTTCATTAACCAACATTTCCTTATTTAAAGTGCCTTATAGGGCCTCTTCATGGTGCATTGAGTAAGGAGGGCTCAGAAGAATCACACAAATACTAAAAGTAGAAAGTTAACATTACAGTAACTTACAAACAAGTAAGAATTGAACTTTTACAAGCATATTCAAAGCAACACTAGTGAAGGGTACAACATAGAGAATATATTTAAACATCTTATTGATAAGCTATCAGTAAGTTCAAAAATAATGCAGCAACACATTTCAGTAAACAATGAAAAGGTGTAAAAACTACAAAATACGAAATTCAAAAATTGAGAAAGCAAAGTACTGTAAGACAGTTCATTGCactaaggaaaaaataaaaaatgacagCATGGTTTTTAGCTGCATAGCCTTGCAGGAAAACCACTTTTTTTTGGTAGCTAAGGCAGACCACAGGAGTGACTGTTAGTGATGGGTGCACAATGGCAAGGAAGGGAGGTGACGATGCAGTTTGATCACGTACAGCCCAGTTCACTATTGCGATTAGCTGTTGCACAATACCTCATCAGCTGGAAAGCAGCAACATCGGTATATGTGCTCCTCGGGACAGCATGCAGCATGCATTGTTGCTGCAATATGAGGCTGCACAGTATGACAAGCGAGCACATCACTTGTCACGCTGCACTAAAAGATTGTGtttcaccatcagcctattttgtgaCCATTGCAGGGTGAAGACCCTTACCAGTGACCTCcaatcactccccccccccccccccttgacttGAGCCATCTATCTGACACCACCTTATCTctacaaatttcctaatatcATCGCACCAAACAGTTCTTTGCCttcctcaactgcacttcccttctcttggcatccattctgtaccTTTAATAGACCACTGGCTATCTGTTCTGCGCATCACATGTCCTGTGTCCTTCCCAACTCCGTCTCCTCTTCCTAACGATCGGCTACTGCCATTTGCTGTCTAATGCACACCAccatcttcctgtctcttaaaggggccctgaaccatccCTTgggggtagcatacgctgttgtgaacacctcagccaagttttgccATCGTACGTGGTGCACTGaactcgcaagcggatcgcgaagtcaccaTTCTCTCAagcactctcttttcaacagaaggccctctTCTCACTCTCTCCTAGACGCACTATTTCGTTATCGGACGCACTATTTTGTCATTCCCCTAGAcagctgctattggctgatagctgacatcaagctgcggtcagcgacatggcgtagataccgtgGCCGCCGCAGGGTGCCGCCATGAGTCCGCTGGTTAAGCGCACTGTGGCTTGCTGAGGACAGCtgcatttggcttatgtttagcgtgttgtaggcaccaaaggcagaaGCCGTGGCGTCTACATTAACATCCCAAATGAAATTTCAACTGCGCGccatggtgacatttagaaggcggagcattgtgggcatgccccaTGGTGTCgcagcctttgcagtgcaaggcattgaagaaggaacgggagcacagcggagggtGTATTTGATTGCCattaactccgcttctgctgaatgcattgaagtacattttactgcaaagtatttctgaaatagcctattttcacttcataTGCCTTTccccacttcaa is a window from the Dermacentor variabilis isolate Ectoservices chromosome 3, ASM5094787v1, whole genome shotgun sequence genome containing:
- the LOC142576017 gene encoding uncharacterized protein LOC142576017 isoform X1, which gives rise to MKMAFRVTNHKPNSVVHYPLVLLSGMCGSDHSSNSVSVANLSSACPNHFTLWPTANGTFKVIVQLVCGRNDLVLKYDTACQTFTLFFKPVLLQQCKYIRLIYITCQDAPQQGYFQGPEEEDCSIKSACNRISLGMQILQTAMAETLAAAGIGHKSFCLEGGDGEPVVHVFKSRLRYSEACVLTKEDIWSHIATELMNSELRDGDRCKFVAFLSWTRYRSDTVEARTHSEVMSRVSGHVMIGAGGLALCGTGCLYTWAQNVEELSWRLYDMRKVDSLHFMDDSNYRGTLSACYSSSLGGVLHELGHTFGLGHTRDGIMGHGFHDICHIYTVSIDKAETVANNISAPPVQSSASGHVQENPPEPRKIRLTTLEPKQKPRGIAAHPPSPRTAPSGAKWSHSCAVILSHHPWLNVSKTSNIAGSIQLHNEQRLTSPHGIRLVEFRRAEDAMVLDYWEFPEGVEEVSIEASKLHFLQSPGSVPPLEQEHEFGDANALSVFAIDTAGNTLGRNLHVLLN
- the LOC142576017 gene encoding uncharacterized protein LOC142576017 isoform X2, which translates into the protein MKMAFRVTNHKPNSVVHYPLVLLSGMCGSDHSSNSVSVANLSSACPNHFTLWPTANGTFKVIVQLVCGRNDLVLKYDTACQTFTLFFKPVLLQQCKYIRLIYITCQDAPQQGYFQGPEEEDCSIKSACNRISLGMQILQTAMAETLAAAGIGHKSFCLEGGDGEPVVHVFKSRLRYSEACVLTKEDIWSHIATELMNSELRDGDRCKFVAFLSWTRYRSDTVEARTHSEVMSRVSGHVMIGAGGLALCGTGCLYTWAQNVEELSWRLYDMRKVDSLHFMDDSNYRGTLSACYSSSLGGVLHELGHTFGLGHTRDGIMGHGFHDICHIYTVSIDKAETVANNISAPPVQSSASGHVQENPPEPRKIRLTTLEPKQKPRGIAAHPPSPRTAPSGAKWSHSCAVILSHHPWLNVSKTSNIAGSIQLHNECFSALLKTLWGHEHSSTLWSFHSGTTSCILDTTNKRARYEQMHSK
- the LOC142576020 gene encoding synaptic plasticity regulator PANTS, translating into MAARTSFLRSETANVAPENVEGVPRNAWMVRPCEWYSEELSDCKSIRGRFHQYFIDGTTLDCSQWRKDFDNCMLWRKKKDIGALNAVVNSEEKRKHDRLKASRDNDVWQLRSEPPEDWNAPVPDWMAKKFEQSYIALTTKNEQEGKSSCCIS
- the LOC142576017 gene encoding uncharacterized protein LOC142576017 isoform X3, giving the protein MKMAFRVTNHKPNSVVHYPLVLLSGMCGSDHSSNSVSVANLSSACPNHFTLWPTANGTFKVIVQLVCGRNDLVLKYDTACQTFTLFFKPVLLQQCKYIRLIYITCQDAPQQGYFQGPEEEDCSIKSACNRISLGMQILQTAMAETLAAAGIGHKSFCLEGGDGEPVVHVFKSRLRYSEACVLTKEDIWSHIATELMNSELRDGDRCKFVAFLSWTRYRSDTVEARTHSEVMSRVSGHVMIGAGGLALCGTGCLYTWAQNVEELSWRLYDMRKVDSLHFMDDSNYRGTLSACYSSSLGGVLHELGHTFGLGHTRDGIMGHGFHDICHIYTVSIDKAETVANNISAPPVQSSASGHVQENPPEPRKIRLTTLEPKQKPRGIAAHPPSPRTAPSGAKWSHSCAVILSHHPWLNVSKTSNIAGSIQLHNESAPSTPQTEATEE